Proteins found in one Brachyspira murdochii DSM 12563 genomic segment:
- a CDS encoding flagellar FlbD family protein produces the protein MIHITRFDGSILYVNPHQIEFMEETPDLVITMLSGRKVVTKDSFETVLKRIVEYRSRIVCENSVKKPSFYGNEE, from the coding sequence ATGATACATATAACAAGATTTGACGGAAGTATATTGTATGTTAATCCGCATCAAATAGAATTTATGGAGGAGACTCCTGATTTAGTAATAACAATGTTATCTGGAAGGAAGGTAGTAACTAAAGACAGCTTTGAAACTGTACTTAAGAGAATAGTAGAGTATAGAAGCCGAATAGTTTGTGAAAATAGTGTAAAAAAACCGTCATTCTATGGTAATGAGGAATAA